A single region of the Phaenicophaeus curvirostris isolate KB17595 chromosome 4, BPBGC_Pcur_1.0, whole genome shotgun sequence genome encodes:
- the PCDH7 gene encoding protocadherin-7 isoform X6, which translates to MRKMQTLLGFMHCCCYFLLLLPPPLWVSLAAAKQLLRYRLAEEGPADIRIGNVASDLGIVTGSGEVTFSLESGSDYLKIDNMTGELSTTERRIDREKLPQCQMIFDENECFLDFEVSVIGPSQSWVDLFEGRVIILDINDNTPTFPSPVLTLTVEENRPVGTLYLLPTATDRDFGRNGIERYELLQEPGGDGGRRGGGGGGGSAASAASESAPYPGGSKRRQEGDAAARSSVFELQVADTLDGEKQPQLIVKGALDREQRDSYELSLRVRDGGDPARSSQAILRVLITDVNDNSPRFEKSIYEADLAENSSPGTPILQLRATDLDVGVNGQIEYVFGAATESVRRLLRLDENSGWLSVLHRIDREEVNQLRFTVMARDRGQPPKTDKATVVLNIRDENDNVPTIDIRKIGRIPLRDGVASVAEDVLVDTPIALVQVSDRDQGENGVVTCTVVGDVPFQLKPASEGEGEPQNKRKYFLHTSAPLDYEAVRDYNVVIVAVDSGSPSLSSNNSLLVRVGDTNDNPPVFSQAVLEVSFPENNLPGERVATVVATDADSGKNAEITYSLEASPLSSEAPGSIFTIDPDSGDVSVQAVLDREQRDTYEFQVTARDKGVPSLQGSTTVVVRVADRNDNEPRFMQDVFTFYVKENLQPNSPVGMVTVMDFDKGHNAELSLFIQPSDHDQAAGIFSIENDTGTIFSTVSFDREQQTSYTFKVKAVDGGEPPRSATATVSLFVMDENDNAPTVTFPSNSSYTVLPPSSNMRTVVATVVATDADTGLNADLNYSIVGGNPFKLFEIDPASGVVSLVGKLAPKHYGLHRLVVQVNDSGQPPQSTTALLHVFVNESLSNATVVESQVARSLHTPLAQDIAGDPSYELSKQRLSIVIGVVAGIMTVILLILVVVMARYCRSKGKHGYEAGKKDHEDFFTPQQHDKAKKPKKDKKGKKGKQPLYSSIVTVEASKPNGQRYDSVNEKLSDSPGMGRYRSVNGGPGSPDLARHYKSSSPLPTVQLHPQSPTAGKKHQAVQDLPPANTFVGAGDNISIGSDHCSEYSCQASGKYSKQIQGLYQM; encoded by the coding sequence atgaggaagatGCAGACTCTCCTTGGGTTTATGCATTGCTGCTGCTACTTCTTGCTGCTCCTGCCTCCGCCGCTCTGGGTCAGCCTGGCAGCGGCCAAGCAGCTTCTAAGGTACCGGCTGGCTGAGGAGGGACCCGCCGACATCCGCATCGGCAACGTGGCTTCCGACCTGGGGATCGTGACGGGCTCCGGAGAGGTGACATTCAGCCTGGAATCGGGCTCCGACTATCTCAAGATCGATAACATGACCGGGGAGCTGAGCACCACGGAGCGGCGCATCGACCGCGAGAAGCTGCCGCAGTGCCAGATGATCTTCGACGAGAACGAGTGCTTCCTGGACTTCGAGGTGTCGGTCATCGGCCCCTCGCAGAGCTGGGTGGACCTCTTCGAGGGCCGGGTCATCATCCTGGACATCAACGACAACACCCCCACTTTCCCGTCGCCCGTCCTGACGCTCACCGTGGAGGAGAACCGGCCCGTGGGGACCCTCTACTTGCTCCCCACCGCCACCGACAGGGACTTCGGCCGCAACGGCATCGAGCGCTAcgagctgctgcaggagcccGGCGGGGACGGCGgccggcgcggcggcggcggcggcggggggagcGCGGCCTCGGCCGCCTCCGAGAGCGCCCCCTACCCTGGCGGCAGCAAACGGCGGCAGGAGGGCGACGCGGCGGCCCGCAGCAGCGTCTTCGAGCTGCAGGTGGCCGACACCCTCGACGGGGAGAAGCAGCCGCAGCTGATCGTCAAGGGGGCGCTGGATCGGGAGCAGCGGGACTCCTACGAGCTCAGCCTCCGCGTGCGGGACGGCGGGGACCCGGCGCGGTCCTCGCAGGCGATCCTGAGGGTGCTGATCACCGACGTGAACGACAACAGCCCCCGCTTCGAGAAGAGCATCTACGAAGCAGACCTGGCGGAGAACAGCAGCCCCGGGACCCCCATCCTGCAGCTGCGAGCCACCGACCTGGACGTGGGGGTGAATGGGCAGATCGAGTATGTCTTCGGGGCGGCCACCGAGTCTGTCAGGCGCCTGCTGCGCCTCGACGAGAACTCGGGATGGCTCAGCGTCTTGCACCGCATCGACCGAGAGGAGGTGAACCAGCTTCGCTTCACTGTCATGGCCCGGGATCGGGGCCAGCCCCCTAAGACAGACAAGGCCACGGTCGTGCTAAACATCCGTGATGAGAACGACAACGTGCCCACTATTGATATCCGGAAAATCGGGCGCATCCCGCTCCGGGATGGGGTGGCTAGCGTGGCTGAGGATGTGCTGGTGGATACCCCCATTGCCTTAGTGCAGGTATCAGATCGAGATCAAGGTGAAAACGGTGTGGTGACTTGCACTGTGGTGGGCGATGTTCCTTTCCAGCTCAAGCCAGCCAGCGAGGGTGAAGGGGAGCCACAGAACAAGCGCAAGTATTTCCTCCACACCTCGGCCCCTCTGGACTACGAGGCTGTCCGTGACTATAACGTGGTGATTGTGGCTGTGGACTCGGGCAGCCCTAGCTTGTCCAGCAACAACTCCTTGCTAGTGCGGGTTGGGGACACGAACGATAATCCTCCTGTGTTCAGCCAGGCTGTGCTGGAGGTCTCCTTCCCAGAGAATAATTTGCCTGGTGAGAGGGTGGCCACCGTGGTCGCTACAGATGCAGACAGTGGCAAGAATGCTGAGATCACCTACTCTCTGGAAGCTTCGCCCCTCTCCTCGGAGGCACCAGGCAGCATCTTCACCATTGACCCTGATTCTGGGGATGTGTCGGTGCAGGCGGTGCTGGACCGCGAGCAACGTGACACCTACGAGTTCCAGGTGACCGCCCGGGACAAAGGGGTGCCATCACTGCAGGGCTCCACCACAGTGGTGGTTCGGGTAGCAGATCGCAATGACAACGAACCACGCTTCATGCAGGATGTGTTCACTTTCTACGTGAAGGAGAACCTGCAGCCCAACAGTCCTGTGGGCATGGTGACTGTGATGGACTTTGACAAGGGCCACAATGCTGAGCTCAGTCTCTTCATCCAGCCCAGTGACCACGACCAGGCAGCTGGCATCTTCTCCATCGAGAATGACACTGGAACCATTTTCTCCACTGTCTCTTTTGACCGCGAGCAGCAGACCAGCTATACTTTTAAGGTGAAAGCAGTGGATGGAGGTGAGCCACCACGCTCAGCCACCGCCACTGTGTCCCTCTTTGTGATGGATGAGAATGACAACGCACCCACGGTCACATTCCCCAGCAACAGCTCCTACACTGTGCTGCCACCCTCCAGCAACATGCGCACGGTGGTAGCCACAGTGGTTGCCACAGATGCCGACACCGGTCTCAATGCTGACCTCAACTACAGCATTGTCGGGGGTAACCCTTTCAAACTCTTTGAGATTGACCCAGCCAGTGGTGTGGTGTCACTGGTGGGCAAGCTGGCTCCCAAACACTACGGCCTGCACCGCCTCGTGGTGCAGGTGAACGACAGTGGGCAGCCACCCCAGTCCACCACCGCCCTGCTTCATGTCTTTGTCAACGAGAGCCTGTCCAATGCCACTGTGGTGGAGAGCCAGGTGGCCCGCAGCCTCCACACACCCCTGGCTCAAGACATTGCTGGCGACCCTAGCTACGAGCTCAGCAAGCAGCGGCTTAGCATAGTCATCGGCGTGGTGGCTGGCATCATGACTGTCATCCTGCTCATCCTGGTGGTGGTTATGGCCCGGTATTGCCGCTCCAAGGGCAAACACGGCTACGAGGCCGGCAAGAAGGACCATGAGGATTTCTTTACCCCACAGCAGCATGACAAGGCCAAGAAGCCCAAGAAGGACAAGAAAGGCAAGAAGGGCAAGCAGCCCCTCTACAGCAGCATCGTCACCGTGGAGGCCTCCAAGCCCAACGGGCAGCGCTACGACAGCGTCAACGAGAAGCTATCGGACAGCCCTGGCATGGGACGGTACCGTTCGGTCAACGGCGGCCCGGGCAGCCCCGACCTGGCCCGGCACTACAAGTCCAGCTCGCCGCTACCCACTGTCCAGCTGCACCCGCAGTCCCCCACAGCCGGGAAAAAGCACCAGGCCGTGCAGGACCTGCCCCCGGCCAACACCTTTGTGGGCGCCGGCGACAACATCTCCATCGGGTCGGACCACTGCTCCGAGTACAGCTGCCAGGCCAGCGGCAAGTACAGCAAGCAG
- the PCDH7 gene encoding protocadherin-7 isoform X5, with product MRKMQTLLGFMHCCCYFLLLLPPPLWVSLAAAKQLLRYRLAEEGPADIRIGNVASDLGIVTGSGEVTFSLESGSDYLKIDNMTGELSTTERRIDREKLPQCQMIFDENECFLDFEVSVIGPSQSWVDLFEGRVIILDINDNTPTFPSPVLTLTVEENRPVGTLYLLPTATDRDFGRNGIERYELLQEPGGDGGRRGGGGGGGSAASAASESAPYPGGSKRRQEGDAAARSSVFELQVADTLDGEKQPQLIVKGALDREQRDSYELSLRVRDGGDPARSSQAILRVLITDVNDNSPRFEKSIYEADLAENSSPGTPILQLRATDLDVGVNGQIEYVFGAATESVRRLLRLDENSGWLSVLHRIDREEVNQLRFTVMARDRGQPPKTDKATVVLNIRDENDNVPTIDIRKIGRIPLRDGVASVAEDVLVDTPIALVQVSDRDQGENGVVTCTVVGDVPFQLKPASEGEGEPQNKRKYFLHTSAPLDYEAVRDYNVVIVAVDSGSPSLSSNNSLLVRVGDTNDNPPVFSQAVLEVSFPENNLPGERVATVVATDADSGKNAEITYSLEASPLSSEAPGSIFTIDPDSGDVSVQAVLDREQRDTYEFQVTARDKGVPSLQGSTTVVVRVADRNDNEPRFMQDVFTFYVKENLQPNSPVGMVTVMDFDKGHNAELSLFIQPSDHDQAAGIFSIENDTGTIFSTVSFDREQQTSYTFKVKAVDGGEPPRSATATVSLFVMDENDNAPTVTFPSNSSYTVLPPSSNMRTVVATVVATDADTGLNADLNYSIVGGNPFKLFEIDPASGVVSLVGKLAPKHYGLHRLVVQVNDSGQPPQSTTALLHVFVNESLSNATVVESQVARSLHTPLAQDIAGDPSYELSKQRLSIVIGVVAGIMTVILLILVVVMARYCRSKGKHGYEAGKKDHEDFFTPQQHDKAKKPKKDKKGKKGKQPLYSSIVTVEASKPNGQRYDSVNEKLSDSPGMGRYRSVNGGPGSPDLARHYKSSSPLPTVQLHPQSPTAGKKHQAVQDLPPANTFVGAGDNISIGSDHCSEYSCQASGKYSKQVDTVQTTQHPGHIEESYKMNIYARK from the coding sequence atgaggaagatGCAGACTCTCCTTGGGTTTATGCATTGCTGCTGCTACTTCTTGCTGCTCCTGCCTCCGCCGCTCTGGGTCAGCCTGGCAGCGGCCAAGCAGCTTCTAAGGTACCGGCTGGCTGAGGAGGGACCCGCCGACATCCGCATCGGCAACGTGGCTTCCGACCTGGGGATCGTGACGGGCTCCGGAGAGGTGACATTCAGCCTGGAATCGGGCTCCGACTATCTCAAGATCGATAACATGACCGGGGAGCTGAGCACCACGGAGCGGCGCATCGACCGCGAGAAGCTGCCGCAGTGCCAGATGATCTTCGACGAGAACGAGTGCTTCCTGGACTTCGAGGTGTCGGTCATCGGCCCCTCGCAGAGCTGGGTGGACCTCTTCGAGGGCCGGGTCATCATCCTGGACATCAACGACAACACCCCCACTTTCCCGTCGCCCGTCCTGACGCTCACCGTGGAGGAGAACCGGCCCGTGGGGACCCTCTACTTGCTCCCCACCGCCACCGACAGGGACTTCGGCCGCAACGGCATCGAGCGCTAcgagctgctgcaggagcccGGCGGGGACGGCGgccggcgcggcggcggcggcggcggggggagcGCGGCCTCGGCCGCCTCCGAGAGCGCCCCCTACCCTGGCGGCAGCAAACGGCGGCAGGAGGGCGACGCGGCGGCCCGCAGCAGCGTCTTCGAGCTGCAGGTGGCCGACACCCTCGACGGGGAGAAGCAGCCGCAGCTGATCGTCAAGGGGGCGCTGGATCGGGAGCAGCGGGACTCCTACGAGCTCAGCCTCCGCGTGCGGGACGGCGGGGACCCGGCGCGGTCCTCGCAGGCGATCCTGAGGGTGCTGATCACCGACGTGAACGACAACAGCCCCCGCTTCGAGAAGAGCATCTACGAAGCAGACCTGGCGGAGAACAGCAGCCCCGGGACCCCCATCCTGCAGCTGCGAGCCACCGACCTGGACGTGGGGGTGAATGGGCAGATCGAGTATGTCTTCGGGGCGGCCACCGAGTCTGTCAGGCGCCTGCTGCGCCTCGACGAGAACTCGGGATGGCTCAGCGTCTTGCACCGCATCGACCGAGAGGAGGTGAACCAGCTTCGCTTCACTGTCATGGCCCGGGATCGGGGCCAGCCCCCTAAGACAGACAAGGCCACGGTCGTGCTAAACATCCGTGATGAGAACGACAACGTGCCCACTATTGATATCCGGAAAATCGGGCGCATCCCGCTCCGGGATGGGGTGGCTAGCGTGGCTGAGGATGTGCTGGTGGATACCCCCATTGCCTTAGTGCAGGTATCAGATCGAGATCAAGGTGAAAACGGTGTGGTGACTTGCACTGTGGTGGGCGATGTTCCTTTCCAGCTCAAGCCAGCCAGCGAGGGTGAAGGGGAGCCACAGAACAAGCGCAAGTATTTCCTCCACACCTCGGCCCCTCTGGACTACGAGGCTGTCCGTGACTATAACGTGGTGATTGTGGCTGTGGACTCGGGCAGCCCTAGCTTGTCCAGCAACAACTCCTTGCTAGTGCGGGTTGGGGACACGAACGATAATCCTCCTGTGTTCAGCCAGGCTGTGCTGGAGGTCTCCTTCCCAGAGAATAATTTGCCTGGTGAGAGGGTGGCCACCGTGGTCGCTACAGATGCAGACAGTGGCAAGAATGCTGAGATCACCTACTCTCTGGAAGCTTCGCCCCTCTCCTCGGAGGCACCAGGCAGCATCTTCACCATTGACCCTGATTCTGGGGATGTGTCGGTGCAGGCGGTGCTGGACCGCGAGCAACGTGACACCTACGAGTTCCAGGTGACCGCCCGGGACAAAGGGGTGCCATCACTGCAGGGCTCCACCACAGTGGTGGTTCGGGTAGCAGATCGCAATGACAACGAACCACGCTTCATGCAGGATGTGTTCACTTTCTACGTGAAGGAGAACCTGCAGCCCAACAGTCCTGTGGGCATGGTGACTGTGATGGACTTTGACAAGGGCCACAATGCTGAGCTCAGTCTCTTCATCCAGCCCAGTGACCACGACCAGGCAGCTGGCATCTTCTCCATCGAGAATGACACTGGAACCATTTTCTCCACTGTCTCTTTTGACCGCGAGCAGCAGACCAGCTATACTTTTAAGGTGAAAGCAGTGGATGGAGGTGAGCCACCACGCTCAGCCACCGCCACTGTGTCCCTCTTTGTGATGGATGAGAATGACAACGCACCCACGGTCACATTCCCCAGCAACAGCTCCTACACTGTGCTGCCACCCTCCAGCAACATGCGCACGGTGGTAGCCACAGTGGTTGCCACAGATGCCGACACCGGTCTCAATGCTGACCTCAACTACAGCATTGTCGGGGGTAACCCTTTCAAACTCTTTGAGATTGACCCAGCCAGTGGTGTGGTGTCACTGGTGGGCAAGCTGGCTCCCAAACACTACGGCCTGCACCGCCTCGTGGTGCAGGTGAACGACAGTGGGCAGCCACCCCAGTCCACCACCGCCCTGCTTCATGTCTTTGTCAACGAGAGCCTGTCCAATGCCACTGTGGTGGAGAGCCAGGTGGCCCGCAGCCTCCACACACCCCTGGCTCAAGACATTGCTGGCGACCCTAGCTACGAGCTCAGCAAGCAGCGGCTTAGCATAGTCATCGGCGTGGTGGCTGGCATCATGACTGTCATCCTGCTCATCCTGGTGGTGGTTATGGCCCGGTATTGCCGCTCCAAGGGCAAACACGGCTACGAGGCCGGCAAGAAGGACCATGAGGATTTCTTTACCCCACAGCAGCATGACAAGGCCAAGAAGCCCAAGAAGGACAAGAAAGGCAAGAAGGGCAAGCAGCCCCTCTACAGCAGCATCGTCACCGTGGAGGCCTCCAAGCCCAACGGGCAGCGCTACGACAGCGTCAACGAGAAGCTATCGGACAGCCCTGGCATGGGACGGTACCGTTCGGTCAACGGCGGCCCGGGCAGCCCCGACCTGGCCCGGCACTACAAGTCCAGCTCGCCGCTACCCACTGTCCAGCTGCACCCGCAGTCCCCCACAGCCGGGAAAAAGCACCAGGCCGTGCAGGACCTGCCCCCGGCCAACACCTTTGTGGGCGCCGGCGACAACATCTCCATCGGGTCGGACCACTGCTCCGAGTACAGCTGCCAGGCCAGCGGCAAGTACAGCAAGCAG